In Parasegetibacter sp. NRK P23, a single genomic region encodes these proteins:
- a CDS encoding aconitate hydratase has product MVFDLDLIKKVYGELPGKVAAARQLLGRPMTLAEKILYAHTYSPAKSAYERGKDYVDFAPDRVAMQDATAQMALLQFMTCGRAKAAVPSSVHCDHLIQAKVGAEADLATAIDVNKEVYDFLASVSNKYGIGFWKPGAGIIHQVVLENYAFPGGMMIGTDSHTPNAGGLGMIAIGVGGADAVDVMAGLPWELKMPKLIGVKLTGKMNGWTAAKDVILKVAGILTVKGGTGAIVEYFGEGADSLSATGKGTICNMGAEIGATCSLFAYDDKMSAYLRGTERAEVAELADGVREHLRPDAEVYATPEKYYDQLIEINLSELEPHINGPFTPDLAWPLSKFAEAVRTNNWPAKLDVGLIGSCTNSSYEDMTRAASIANQAASKNLKAKSEFTITPGSELVRFTAERDGILNTFADIGGVVLANACGPCIGQWARHGAEKGEKNSIITSFNRNFAKRADGNPNTHAFVASPEIVTAFAIAGSLTFNPITDTLTNEAGAQVKLDEPAGIELPVKGFEVEDAGYQAPATDGSSVAVAVSPTSDRLQLLEPFSAWEGTELRGLKLLIKAKGKCTTDHISMAGPWLKYRGHLDNISNNMLIGAVNAFNNETDKIKNQLTGEYGPVPATQRAYKAAGLGSVVVGDENYGEGSSREHAAMEPRHLGVRAILVKSFARIHETNLKKQGMLALTFANKEDYDRIQEDDVIDIEGLTEFAPGAPLTVVLTHKDGSREQFPVNHTYNEQQIQWFKAGGALNVIRAEFAKN; this is encoded by the coding sequence ATGGTTTTCGACTTGGACTTGATCAAAAAGGTATATGGAGAACTCCCCGGTAAAGTAGCTGCTGCCCGTCAATTGCTGGGACGACCAATGACTTTGGCAGAAAAAATCCTGTACGCGCATACTTATTCGCCCGCGAAAAGCGCTTATGAGCGTGGTAAGGATTATGTTGACTTTGCCCCGGACCGCGTGGCCATGCAGGATGCGACCGCCCAGATGGCGCTGCTCCAGTTCATGACCTGCGGAAGAGCGAAAGCCGCTGTTCCCTCCAGTGTACACTGTGATCACCTGATCCAGGCGAAAGTGGGTGCCGAGGCCGACCTCGCCACCGCCATCGATGTAAACAAAGAAGTGTACGATTTCCTCGCTTCAGTATCCAATAAATACGGCATAGGTTTCTGGAAACCCGGCGCTGGTATCATCCACCAGGTGGTGCTGGAAAATTACGCCTTCCCCGGCGGTATGATGATCGGTACCGATTCCCACACGCCTAACGCGGGTGGTCTTGGTATGATCGCCATCGGAGTTGGTGGCGCGGATGCGGTGGATGTTATGGCCGGACTGCCCTGGGAACTGAAAATGCCCAAACTGATCGGCGTGAAACTGACCGGCAAAATGAATGGCTGGACCGCGGCGAAAGACGTGATCCTGAAAGTGGCGGGCATTCTCACCGTAAAAGGTGGAACCGGCGCTATCGTGGAATACTTCGGTGAAGGTGCCGACAGCCTCAGCGCAACCGGTAAAGGCACCATCTGTAACATGGGTGCTGAAATCGGCGCAACCTGTTCCCTGTTCGCTTACGATGATAAGATGAGCGCTTACCTCCGTGGTACCGAAAGAGCCGAAGTGGCCGAATTGGCGGATGGTGTGCGTGAACACCTTCGCCCTGATGCTGAAGTGTACGCCACTCCTGAAAAATACTATGACCAACTGATTGAGATCAACCTCTCTGAACTGGAACCCCATATCAACGGACCTTTCACGCCCGACCTGGCCTGGCCCCTCAGCAAATTCGCCGAAGCGGTGCGCACCAACAACTGGCCCGCTAAACTGGATGTGGGTCTGATCGGCTCCTGCACCAACTCTTCTTATGAAGACATGACCCGTGCAGCTTCCATCGCCAACCAGGCCGCTTCCAAAAACCTGAAGGCAAAATCTGAGTTCACCATCACCCCCGGTTCTGAACTGGTTCGGTTCACCGCGGAAAGAGATGGCATCCTGAACACCTTCGCCGATATTGGCGGTGTGGTGCTGGCCAACGCCTGTGGTCCCTGCATCGGACAGTGGGCACGTCATGGCGCTGAAAAAGGAGAGAAAAACTCCATCATTACTTCCTTCAACAGGAACTTCGCTAAAAGAGCGGACGGCAACCCCAATACACACGCATTCGTAGCCTCTCCTGAAATTGTAACCGCATTCGCGATAGCGGGTAGTCTTACTTTCAACCCCATCACCGATACGCTTACCAACGAAGCCGGCGCACAGGTAAAACTGGACGAGCCCGCAGGTATAGAATTGCCCGTGAAAGGTTTTGAAGTGGAAGACGCCGGTTATCAGGCTCCTGCCACCGACGGATCATCCGTTGCTGTTGCCGTAAGCCCGACCAGCGACCGTCTCCAATTGCTGGAACCATTCTCCGCATGGGAAGGAACAGAGTTGCGTGGACTGAAACTGCTGATCAAAGCAAAAGGAAAATGTACAACGGACCATATTTCTATGGCAGGTCCATGGTTGAAATACCGCGGTCACCTCGATAACATTTCCAACAACATGCTGATCGGCGCCGTGAATGCTTTCAACAACGAAACCGATAAAATCAAGAACCAGCTTACGGGTGAATACGGCCCGGTTCCGGCCACCCAACGCGCTTACAAAGCCGCCGGTCTCGGAAGCGTGGTGGTTGGTGATGAAAACTATGGTGAAGGCTCCAGCCGTGAGCACGCTGCTATGGAACCGCGTCACCTCGGTGTACGTGCCATCTTGGTGAAGAGCTTCGCGCGTATCCACGAGACCAACCTGAAAAAACAAGGTATGCTGGCACTTACTTTCGCCAACAAAGAAGATTATGACCGCATCCAGGAAGATGATGTGATCGATATCGAAGGACTCACTGAATTCGCACCAGGCGCTCCGCTTACAGTAGTACTTACCCACAAAGACGGCAGCAGGGAGCAGTTCCCGGTGAACCATACCTACAATGAACAACAGATCCAGTGGTTCAAGGCAGGTGGGGCGCTGAATGTGATTCGTGCTGAGTTTGCTAAGAATTAG
- a CDS encoding M48 family metallopeptidase: MSAKVKILLFFGAILGILIAAYVWWVPALAEKFAGRVPVSYEQSVGQQLYDQMRKTWEVDEARTRLLQLFYEDLNYDRAYNTKVTVVKSPEKNAFALPGGFIVVYTGILEDMPSAEALAALLAHETAHITQRHTLRNIMRSMGRGMLIALVTGNGDGVAGAILSRANELKGLEYSRELETEADNQGIAFMKKRKINPVGMKALMEFLAEETAGSEPAAFMSTHPLFDTRIANIDAQLKNSSEEREDVRLNEFFKIIKAGNPAPSGDW, encoded by the coding sequence ATGAGCGCTAAAGTGAAGATTCTGCTGTTTTTTGGTGCCATCCTCGGTATCCTGATCGCCGCGTATGTTTGGTGGGTACCGGCCCTTGCGGAGAAATTCGCGGGAAGGGTGCCGGTTTCCTACGAGCAATCCGTGGGGCAGCAGTTGTATGATCAGATGCGCAAGACCTGGGAGGTGGATGAAGCAAGAACCCGCCTGCTGCAGCTTTTTTACGAAGACCTGAATTACGACCGTGCTTACAACACCAAAGTTACTGTGGTGAAGTCCCCGGAGAAAAATGCTTTCGCTTTACCCGGCGGTTTTATTGTAGTGTACACCGGCATTCTGGAAGATATGCCTTCCGCCGAAGCACTTGCCGCGTTGCTGGCGCACGAAACGGCACACATCACACAGCGCCACACGCTGCGCAATATCATGCGGAGCATGGGCCGCGGTATGCTGATCGCGCTGGTCACCGGAAACGGGGATGGTGTGGCGGGCGCGATATTGAGTCGTGCCAATGAATTGAAAGGATTGGAGTATTCCCGCGAACTGGAAACCGAAGCCGACAATCAGGGCATTGCCTTCATGAAAAAAAGAAAGATCAACCCCGTTGGTATGAAAGCGTTGATGGAGTTCCTCGCGGAAGAAACGGCCGGAAGCGAACCTGCGGCTTTCATGAGCACTCACCCGCTTTTTGATACCAGGATCGCCAATATTGATGCCCAACTCAAAAACTCTTCCGAAGAAAGGGAAGATGTGCGGCTCAACGAATTTTTCAAGATCATCAAAGCAGGAAATCCCGCACCTTCAGGAGATTGGTAA
- a CDS encoding bestrophin family protein, with translation MVEYNPKDWFTFIFRVHKADTFRKLLPMIIAICIYSGIIAYLETEVWKLAESSHVKNITLLHSMLGFVISLLLAFRSNTAYDRWWEGRKHWGSLVNASRNLAMKMAAILPENDEHRAYFRVMIPNFAFSLKNHLRGKYHAGDFISTHGFSHENIDPHKHVPNQIAFLMIDKVNRLYKQGTITGDQLITLNTEMQSFADICGACERIRNTPIPFSYSAFLKKFIFAYVMTLPFGFVFSLGYYVIPVIGFIFYVLASLELIAEEIENPFGLDANDLPTDSLSANIRNHVGELI, from the coding sequence ATGGTAGAATACAACCCGAAAGACTGGTTCACCTTTATTTTCCGCGTACACAAGGCAGATACTTTCCGCAAACTACTGCCCATGATCATTGCCATCTGCATTTATTCCGGCATCATCGCTTACCTGGAAACAGAGGTCTGGAAATTAGCGGAAAGCAGCCATGTAAAGAACATCACCTTATTGCACAGCATGCTGGGCTTCGTAATTTCCCTTTTGCTGGCCTTCCGGTCCAATACCGCCTACGACCGTTGGTGGGAAGGCCGTAAACACTGGGGTTCCCTGGTGAATGCCAGCAGAAACCTGGCCATGAAAATGGCGGCGATCCTACCTGAAAATGATGAACACCGGGCTTATTTCAGGGTGATGATCCCGAACTTCGCTTTCTCGCTGAAAAACCACCTCAGGGGTAAATACCATGCTGGCGACTTCATATCTACTCATGGGTTCTCCCACGAAAACATTGATCCGCACAAACACGTGCCCAACCAGATCGCATTTCTGATGATAGATAAAGTGAACCGCCTTTACAAACAAGGCACCATCACCGGCGACCAGCTTATTACACTCAACACGGAAATGCAGAGCTTCGCCGATATCTGCGGTGCCTGTGAACGCATCCGCAATACGCCTATCCCCTTCTCCTACTCCGCTTTCCTAAAAAAATTCATCTTCGCCTACGTGATGACGTTGCCTTTCGGTTTTGTATTCAGCCTGGGCTATTACGTGATACCCGTAATCGGCTTTATCTTCTATGTACTCGCTTCACTTGAACTGATCGCCGAAGAAATCGAAAACCCTTTCGGCCTGGATGCAAACGACCTGCCCACCGATTCCCTCAGCGCCAACATCCGCAACCATGTAGGAGAACTCATATGA
- a CDS encoding SET domain-containing protein, protein MILPCLYIAPTPSMDRGVFTAEALEAGTVIEISPVIVMNSDHRKLLDQTPLHDYIFEWGENLDECVVALGYLSMYNHAYHSNCDYDMDYEGRTMQIRTVRDIAAGEELFINYNGAWNETEPVWFDAQ, encoded by the coding sequence ATGATTTTACCCTGCCTTTACATCGCCCCCACTCCTTCCATGGACCGCGGCGTATTTACGGCGGAAGCGCTGGAAGCCGGAACGGTGATAGAAATTTCTCCTGTCATTGTGATGAACAGTGACCACCGGAAACTGCTCGATCAAACGCCGCTCCACGATTATATCTTCGAATGGGGAGAAAACCTAGATGAATGTGTGGTGGCCCTCGGCTACCTTTCGATGTACAACCATGCCTACCATTCTAATTGCGATTATGATATGGATTATGAGGGCAGAACCATGCAGATACGCACCGTAAGAGACATTGCCGCGGGAGAAGAGCTGTTCATCAACTACAACGGGGCCTGGAACGAAACGGAACCGGTATGGTTCGATGCGCAATAA
- the mgtE gene encoding magnesium transporter, with the protein MSMETEQKELFRQFEALIAREDKLLIRDFLNHQNISDVAEMIYEFPDYEAQIMAHLSLHRATSTFKILDFPTQKRIIQSLPAFTSAELLNELPADDRTAFLEELPTEVVREMIKTLDPEERRITLALLGYPEGTVGRLMTPDYLAIHEEWTVQQVLDHIREVGRDSETIDVLYVVNDQGQLIDDIRIREFLFAAPDKPVNELIDGRFIALHVNDDQESANNIFKMNNRVALPVVDDANLLLGIVTIDDVLWITNEEFSEDIQKIGGTEALDEPYLEMPLLKLFRKRVGWLIILFLGEMLTATAMAYFEDEIAKAVILALFVPLIISSGGNSGSQASTLIIQAMALGEISVSDWWRVMRREILSGLLLGGVLGVIGFFRVFIAAHFFPELYGSFGTEVGLVVGITLLGVVLWGTLTGSMLPIFLKKLGADPAVSSAPFVATLVDVTGLIIYFSVAYYFLQGLLL; encoded by the coding sequence ATGTCGATGGAAACGGAACAAAAAGAACTTTTCCGCCAGTTTGAAGCGTTGATAGCACGGGAAGACAAGCTACTGATCCGTGATTTTCTGAACCACCAGAACATCAGCGACGTGGCTGAAATGATCTATGAGTTCCCAGACTATGAGGCACAGATCATGGCCCATCTTTCGCTCCACCGCGCCACCAGCACTTTTAAAATACTTGACTTCCCCACCCAGAAGCGCATCATCCAGTCGTTGCCGGCGTTTACCAGTGCCGAGTTACTGAATGAACTGCCCGCCGACGACCGTACGGCCTTCCTGGAAGAACTGCCTACCGAAGTGGTGCGGGAAATGATCAAAACACTTGATCCCGAAGAGCGCAGGATCACCCTCGCGCTGCTGGGCTACCCCGAAGGTACCGTGGGCAGGCTGATGACGCCGGATTACCTCGCCATCCACGAAGAATGGACCGTACAACAGGTGCTGGACCATATCCGGGAAGTGGGCCGCGATTCCGAGACCATCGATGTACTTTATGTGGTCAACGACCAGGGGCAGCTGATAGACGATATCCGTATCCGTGAGTTCCTCTTCGCCGCCCCCGATAAACCGGTGAACGAACTGATAGATGGCCGATTCATCGCCCTCCATGTAAACGACGACCAGGAGAGCGCCAACAACATCTTCAAGATGAACAACCGCGTGGCCCTGCCCGTAGTGGACGATGCAAACCTGCTGCTGGGCATCGTTACCATCGACGATGTACTCTGGATCACCAACGAGGAATTCTCCGAAGACATTCAAAAGATAGGCGGTACCGAGGCCCTGGACGAACCCTACCTCGAAATGCCGCTCCTGAAACTGTTCCGCAAACGTGTGGGCTGGCTCATCATCCTTTTCCTGGGCGAAATGCTCACGGCTACCGCTATGGCTTATTTCGAGGATGAAATCGCGAAAGCCGTTATCCTGGCGCTTTTCGTACCGCTGATTATTTCAAGCGGCGGCAACAGCGGCTCCCAGGCATCCACACTCATTATCCAGGCGATGGCCCTGGGCGAAATTTCCGTCTCCGACTGGTGGCGGGTGATGCGCCGGGAAATTCTTTCCGGTCTGTTACTGGGCGGTGTATTGGGCGTGATCGGCTTTTTCAGGGTATTCATCGCGGCGCATTTCTTCCCGGAGCTTTATGGGAGCTTCGGTACTGAAGTTGGTCTGGTGGTGGGCATCACCTTACTGGGCGTGGTTTTGTGGGGCACACTCACCGGCTCCATGCTACCAATCTTTCTGAAAAAACTCGGTGCCGACCCGGCAGTATCCTCCGCGCCTTTCGTGGCCACGTTGGTGGACGTAACCGGACTAATCATTTATTTCAGCGTGGCCTACTATTTCCTCCAGGGCCTGTTGCTTTAA
- a CDS encoding aldehyde dehydrogenase (NADP(+)) has protein sequence MDLKMKINAVVADAFNVYPHFANTLPAQRAALMHAIAMALQANETELIHAAAKETHLPPARLKTELNRTILQWNQYADACAAGKWLHISKDLSGPAPILKMNRALGPVVVFGASNFPFAYSTPGGDTATALAAGCPVIVKAHPAHPETSLLCAKLLQTVIEKEGFSPPIFQHVPDEGFETGALLVQHPLTAAVAFTGSFSGGKALYDLAQARPAPIPVFAEMGSVNPVVILPEAQKDAEALSGTLVQSLTASAGQFCTNPGVWFLLQTTHTNHLLAALKKALNKSQSEPMLHEEIAKSFSTKRKEVLASGMVDLLASAEAPGNDLFSIPTISTTSAKKFIANRMLREEIFGPYAVAVLCNNMQELAEALEAMDGQLTGTIQARSADEILVPEILEILERKCGRLVFNGVPTGVTVTEAMHHGGPFPATTDSRFTAVGADAICRFVRPVCYQGWPGHLLPQTLQSFIGT, from the coding sequence ATGGATTTGAAAATGAAAATAAACGCCGTTGTTGCCGATGCTTTCAACGTGTATCCGCATTTCGCCAATACTTTACCCGCGCAGCGCGCGGCTTTGATGCATGCTATTGCGATGGCGCTGCAAGCAAATGAAACCGAACTTATCCATGCTGCAGCCAAAGAAACGCATTTACCACCGGCAAGGTTAAAAACTGAACTCAACCGCACGATTTTACAATGGAACCAATACGCCGACGCTTGCGCGGCCGGTAAATGGCTCCACATTTCAAAGGACCTCAGCGGTCCGGCACCCATCCTGAAAATGAACAGGGCGCTTGGGCCCGTTGTGGTTTTCGGCGCAAGCAATTTCCCTTTCGCTTACTCAACGCCCGGCGGAGACACGGCCACAGCATTGGCCGCAGGCTGCCCGGTGATTGTGAAAGCGCATCCGGCGCACCCGGAAACATCTTTGTTGTGTGCAAAGCTGTTGCAAACAGTCATTGAAAAAGAAGGATTTTCACCGCCTATCTTTCAACATGTTCCGGACGAAGGTTTTGAAACAGGTGCATTGCTTGTGCAACATCCGCTTACCGCAGCCGTTGCCTTCACCGGTTCGTTTTCGGGAGGAAAAGCCTTGTACGACCTGGCCCAGGCGAGACCAGCCCCCATTCCTGTTTTCGCTGAAATGGGCAGTGTGAATCCCGTGGTTATTCTTCCGGAAGCCCAGAAAGACGCGGAGGCACTTTCCGGAACGCTCGTTCAATCTCTTACCGCCAGTGCGGGCCAGTTCTGCACCAATCCGGGGGTATGGTTCTTACTTCAAACAACCCATACGAATCACCTGCTTGCCGCGTTGAAGAAAGCCCTGAATAAAAGCCAAAGTGAACCCATGCTGCATGAAGAGATCGCCAAAAGTTTCAGCACAAAACGGAAAGAAGTGCTGGCATCCGGAATGGTGGATTTACTGGCTTCCGCCGAAGCACCCGGCAACGACCTTTTTTCTATCCCCACCATCTCCACTACCTCCGCAAAAAAATTTATTGCAAACCGGATGTTAAGGGAAGAAATTTTCGGTCCTTACGCCGTGGCTGTTTTATGCAATAATATGCAGGAATTAGCCGAGGCATTGGAGGCTATGGACGGACAATTAACAGGAACAATCCAGGCCAGATCAGCAGATGAAATACTGGTGCCTGAAATACTTGAAATCTTAGAACGAAAATGCGGAAGACTTGTATTCAACGGTGTTCCAACGGGCGTTACGGTTACTGAAGCCATGCACCATGGCGGACCGTTCCCGGCCACTACAGACAGCAGGTTCACAGCCGTTGGTGCCGATGCGATATGCAGGTTTGTGCGGCCTGTTTGTTACCAGGGTTGGCCCGGGCACCTGCTACCCCAAACACTTCAATCTTTTATAGGCACATAA
- the glmS gene encoding glutamine--fructose-6-phosphate transaminase (isomerizing): protein MCGIVAYIGPKEAYPIILKGLKRLEYRGYDSSGVALMNDELRTYKKKGKVAELEEKLVGRDVHANAGIGHTRWATHGEPCDRNAHPHTSANGKLAMVHNGIIENYALLKKELENKGYKFESDTDTEVLLKFIEDIQVNNNCSLEEAVRIALKRVVGAYVILLLDQDNPDTIIAARKGSPLVIGIGKGEHFLASDASPIIEYTKEVVYVNDYELAIIKADELVLKNLGNEKITPYVQKLDMELAAIEKGGYDHFMLKEIFEQPSTIQDCLRGRLDAAAGTITMAGVEKYMEALVNAPRIIMIACGTSWHAGLVAEYVFEELCRIPVEVEYASEFRYRNPIVNKGDVIIAISQSGETADTLVAIEKAKEQGAIIFGVVNAVGSSIARISHAGAYTHAGPEIGVASTKAFTAQLAVLNMIALKIAQTKGTITKERYLHLLNEMQDVPEKVATVLSSSEHIKAVAEKYKDARDFLYLGRGYNFPVALEGALKLKEISYIHAEGYPAAEMKHGPIALVDEQLPVVFVATKDAYHEKIVSNIQEIKARKGMVLATITEGDDTISGMADDVLTVPSADELIAPMLSVIPMQLLAYYVGVAKGLDVDKPRNLAKSVTVE, encoded by the coding sequence ATGTGCGGAATCGTTGCTTACATAGGACCAAAAGAAGCTTATCCCATTATCCTGAAAGGCCTGAAGCGCCTGGAATACAGAGGTTACGACAGCTCCGGCGTAGCCCTGATGAACGATGAGCTGAGAACGTATAAAAAGAAAGGCAAAGTTGCCGAACTCGAAGAAAAGCTGGTGGGCCGGGATGTTCATGCCAACGCAGGCATAGGGCACACGCGTTGGGCCACCCACGGTGAACCTTGTGACCGTAACGCCCATCCACATACGTCCGCAAATGGCAAACTGGCCATGGTACACAACGGCATTATCGAGAACTATGCCCTGCTCAAAAAAGAGTTAGAGAACAAAGGCTATAAATTTGAAAGTGATACCGATACTGAAGTATTGCTGAAATTCATCGAAGACATCCAGGTAAACAACAACTGCAGCCTGGAAGAAGCAGTACGCATCGCGCTGAAAAGAGTCGTGGGCGCCTACGTGATCCTTCTCCTCGACCAGGACAATCCTGATACCATCATAGCGGCACGCAAAGGGAGTCCACTAGTAATCGGTATCGGTAAAGGAGAACATTTCCTGGCATCTGATGCATCCCCCATTATTGAATACACCAAAGAAGTGGTGTACGTGAATGATTACGAACTGGCCATCATCAAAGCCGATGAGCTGGTGCTGAAAAACCTGGGCAACGAGAAGATCACGCCCTACGTGCAGAAACTGGACATGGAACTGGCCGCCATCGAAAAAGGCGGTTACGACCATTTTATGCTGAAAGAAATATTCGAACAACCCAGTACGATTCAGGATTGCCTCCGGGGCAGACTGGATGCCGCTGCCGGAACGATCACCATGGCTGGTGTGGAGAAATATATGGAAGCCCTCGTGAACGCCCCGCGCATTATCATGATCGCCTGCGGCACTTCGTGGCACGCCGGATTGGTGGCGGAATATGTGTTCGAAGAACTGTGCAGAATACCCGTTGAAGTGGAATATGCTTCGGAATTCAGGTACAGAAACCCCATCGTCAACAAGGGTGATGTGATTATCGCGATCTCACAAAGTGGAGAAACGGCGGATACGCTTGTCGCGATAGAAAAAGCCAAAGAACAGGGCGCGATTATTTTTGGCGTGGTGAACGCGGTGGGTTCTTCCATCGCCCGCATCTCTCACGCCGGCGCATATACGCACGCGGGTCCGGAGATAGGCGTAGCTTCCACAAAAGCTTTCACCGCCCAACTTGCGGTACTGAACATGATCGCCCTGAAGATCGCACAAACGAAGGGCACCATCACCAAAGAAAGGTACCTCCACCTGCTCAACGAAATGCAGGATGTTCCTGAAAAAGTAGCGACTGTACTGAGTTCCAGCGAACACATCAAAGCAGTGGCTGAAAAATACAAAGACGCGCGCGATTTTCTTTACCTGGGAAGAGGCTATAACTTCCCGGTAGCCCTGGAAGGCGCATTAAAACTGAAAGAGATTTCTTATATCCATGCCGAAGGTTATCCCGCCGCGGAAATGAAGCACGGCCCCATAGCATTGGTAGACGAACAGTTGCCAGTTGTTTTTGTCGCAACAAAAGATGCGTACCACGAAAAGATCGTCAGCAACATACAGGAAATCAAAGCCAGGAAAGGCATGGTATTGGCCACGATCACAGAAGGGGATGATACCATCTCCGGTATGGCCGATGATGTACTCACCGTTCCTTCCGCTGATGAACTGATTGCGCCCATGCTCTCCGTGATCCCCATGCAACTGCTCGCATACTACGTGGGCGTCGCGAAAGGACTTGATGTTGACAAACCACGCAACCTTGCCAAATCCGTAACCGTTGAATAA